The Halichondria panicea chromosome 6, odHalPani1.1, whole genome shotgun sequence genomic sequence AGTTAACAGTTGCCAAGCACTTCAGTAAACAAACCATACACTAAATGGtgttacaattattattgtttgcaTACTCTATTTTGTACATTATGGATATGAAAAGTCCTATAAAGCATTAGTTTTGTAGATCACTATTCGCTATAACATGATTTTTGCTTGAGAGGAAACACAATGGAACAGGGAATCAGTATAATCTCACCTGCTGTTAGCTCTTGTGGGTGTGCCTACCTGCAAAGTGACCACACACATAACAATGGGCACAACAATAGATATAAGGAAGTAGAGCAGCAATGGAAACCcagtacacactgtacacaaactACACAACACAGGTGTAACAACTTCTACTTCTACTCTACTATAAGGATGAATATTCTTTGCTGCTGCTTGATTAAAGAAACTAACAGAGCATGAATGATATTTAATTACTCCTAACTAAACCCATAGACACAGTTAATTAAAAGGTCAACTGCTTACAGTTGAAAATGCCCAGTGGATTGTAGCCTACATATCTTGTAACCCATCCTAAAGTGCATCTAGCAACTAcaagcatacacacacacagatttgTTGTTGCTTGCTTACCTACTCTCTCAGGTTACAGTTATTGTAGCCTAATCTGTTTGTGGTTTAGTTGCTCTGATAAAcagcagtacatgtacagtacagtacaaaaGGATTTGAaggcacacactcacaagGGCAAGACACATGAACCATtactatcattataattatagtgaggtACTGTTCATACAAACATGTGTATGAAAGTAGGGAAAACACTGCTGTAACAACTCTCCCAAAAAAATAGAAACTTAACAGCTAACATATTAGTAGTGTTAATCAACAGCAATTATCATATTTATCTGCTAAAGTGAAAGCTTTCTCATAGTCAGGCAACAACTAGAGAAAACAGCCACCATCTGATAGCTTTGTAACACCAACAAAATGTCAATTTTGGGCTACAAATGATTTATTTTAGCCAGCTATGCATATATACAGATTTCCTACAGATTCTATGGGAAGGGCATGTATACATCAGAGAACTTACTTGTGACAAATCTCCAGTGCTTTCTTTACAAGAATTacctgtggtgtgtgtgtgtgtgtgtgtgtgtgtgtgtgtgtgtgtgtgtgtgtgtgtgtgtgcgtgcgtgtgtgtgtgcgtgtgtgtgtgtgtgtgtgtgtgcgtgtgtgtgtgtgtgtgtgtgtgtgtgtgtgcgtgtggagCAGATAAGCATAAAGTAACTATTCCTTGCACTGTACATCCATCCATGCAGTACCTCAACATACAATTacagtatactataataattttatctaAAATTGTGTAGCACTACACAAGCTCTGCTTAGAGACAATATACACCCACAAATTGAGTTAAGAAATTCCATACATTCTAGGCCAGCACTTGAAAGGCCCTTAGCTGGCggtttgtacataattataatggcctCCACGGTCAACTACACACGTGGACACATGTGAGGGGTTGAAAAACCTAAAATGTGTAGGAGTTCACTAAGCAACCAACATGTTAAGTATGTGCCCCCAAAAATGCAGCAAACAAAAAACATGTACCTAATATAGCAGCTAGTTTCGCTGTAAGTAAATAATACTGCTTTCATGTGGGTCATTATAATCTCCATGCATTACTACACAATCAGCTCATAATATACATAGCTAGTGTCAATACATGTGTTAAAGTCATGTACTAAGACTATCAATAAAGTTTGGATCCAAGATcaccctatataattataaagcttaatgggcctcaaattCTTCTCcatgtttggacctgtgttagcaggccaccctctataatacagccaggttaatgggccccaaagtctccatagcatgtgtttggacctgtgttagcatgccaccctctataatacagccaggttaatgggccccaaagtctccatagcatgtgtttggacctgtgttagcatgccaccctctataatacagccaggttagtGGGGCCTAAAGTCTCCATAGTGTTTAGACCTGTGTTAGCAaagccacctctttattacaacCACTGCCAAAGTTCTTGTATGGGATATGGgacttaattaattaatcttATCAGCTCACAatctaccacagtacaaacaTTATTACACACAACTTGTGTAAATTAGTTTGTAAATAGCCCATATGATGTGGTTAAACAAATTAATGACAAAAGCTGGACATCTGCTGTGTCAAAGGAAAtgttttagacacacatttcttaggtcaaagttcaatataataaggaatgtgtgtgtttaagACACACGGATGACACGCAGATGGCAGATGTCGTACCTCGATCCTCTGGATCACTTGAAATTAAAAAGCAACTCTAAGTGTGtaaaaaccaacatggtggttgtttgtgtttatTAAAGGAGCATAAAAGCTTAGGATGAGTTAGTTGACTCACCTCTTAGCTTGGGGGCAGCTGGCTTGCTGCTTTGCTCTTCAGCTTTCTTTATCTCAATGCTGGCAATGGCACGTTGGTGGAGTTTCCAGCGAATACTACTCTTTCGACGAGCCtctgctgcatgtgtgtgggggggcagTACAGATGACATTTTCGCCTATATATAACATAATCCAGTGCTCTTTATAATTTTCGATGCTCTGTCAATCGTTATTTGTAGCTTTAATTGTTAGGATAATTAAAACAGTACTGTAGCTTTACCTTCCTGCTTCTTTTTTAGTTCTTTCCTGAGGCGTTTGACAAGTTGTTTGGCCAGCCAACCACGTACAactgtggtgtgtgcaaacaTAAATTAATGCTTAATTTCACAAACAGTAGGAGATTTTGTATGACCCATACAGAGAAAGACTTGTGTGTACACAGCTAACTAACATGATTATTGTACAATTTGAAACCTTGTACCCCACTGGAGTTTACAGAATCTTTGTAACATGTGAATAAGGTTGAGCGCTGTGTGTTCCTTACATACGGGAAATACTCATACATTtgaaacagaccacagtgtgtacacatattccatataaggaacgtaacgctctacgcttttactggtgtgttgcaaagattctgcaaactcgaGTATCTGACAAAAGATTGATGTCAAGTAAAGTAAGGTCAGTGGTACATCCGAATTTTTATTACTAGAAATGAGTAAGCAAAAGCCCATGCAGGGAGATTGATGCCAAGTGAGAACAGGGGACAGGGATAGTAGTCTAGGGTTGACCAATAACCATGATTACAGATGAAATGTATGTAGTCAACTCCACCAAaaagttcataattatgtacaatgcaaATAGGAAGAGTGAAACCTTGTAATTGGTATAGCTAGGGCACCTTTTTATAGACAAGTCAGGTTAAGTTAAGGAAGTCACCACAGGCAAGCAGGCACACAAGGCACACACAGCACCACAAGCAGGCACACAAGGCACACACAGCACCACAAGCACACATAGGGTGTCAACATTCTACTGGGAAATTACAGGCTATCAGTAGTGATGACTACACTATATCCAGGTGTGTAGGCCTCAAGGTGACCACTGAAGGACAATAGTCAGTAGTAAGTGGTGAAACTTGACACAGCAAAGGTGACCCAAACATAGCTACCAGCTACCACAGATAGGGGAAGTTAATCACCTACTCCATCACAAACCCagctcccccacacagtgacacagctTAGTGACACCACATAACAGCAAACTACAGTAAGAATTGATTGGAAAGACAATTTCCAAAGAGAAAAGGCTCAGGCTGCATGGCATACACAGAGGAACACTTCACCACTATACACTATAACAAAATCTGTAAAAGCTAAAGATGGTCCAAGTCTGTTATAATTCTCTTACATTATTGTAGAAAATAGTTTGAGGGAAATATAAACTTGGGTAGTTAAATAACTCTTTAATTACATTCTGCAGAGCTAGTGTACCACTAGTATGTCTCACCAGCTTGGATCTTGAGAGATGCTAATAGTCTTCTATGGAGAGCGTGGAGATAACGAGAGCGAGCTATCCAACCACGAACAACTGAGTGGAAAGGAGGAAAAGATGGTAAATATTACAGCGCCAGGGTTTTTTGGGGGATTTTGGGGATGATAGCCCACAAAAGGGTATTGAATTTACCAGGTGACAGAACATTTCAAGCCAACCCACACTAAAAATAAACTCTGAGCGCAAAGAATTCTAGCACTCAAAAACTTTTCAGTTTTCAGAGAGGGCTTTTGGTTCTTTAAAAACTATGGAAATTGATGATTGGATGCTTGGGGGGTAACAAAGAAGGACAAGAGCTCACCGGCCTGTATCTTGATGGCACAGTGATTCCTATGCTCCACCATTCTCCTGGCATGTCTCCTGGCGAGGTATCCCCTGACAACTGCatcaaaacacacacagtcacaatTAGATTTGCAAACGTAgtgtgtacaaataattatttattccTTTGCCAATTTCTATATTGAAACGAATAAACCATTCTatgtggtcaccctataagcaggtcacccctctataatacagccaggttaaagGCCCCAaggtctccatagcatgtgtttggacctgtgttagcaggccaccctctataatacagccaggttaatgggccccaaaatctccatagcatgtgtctGGACCTGTgttaatacagccaggttagtCTTCCCCAGGGTGACCACTAACTGTATCTACAGTCAAGCTTCAAGTACACCACTATAACCCTACCAGTTTGCATCCTGACAACCGCTCTCACTCTGCGTTCCTCCCTCAGCACAGCTGCCACTTtccgccccctccacccacGCACCACACGTTGGATATTTGTTGCCGAGCGATGATAACTGGCCAATAGCTGAGAGAGCCTGTCAACATGGTAGTACTTCAAGAACACCTGCAATGCAGGGAAGACTAATATATAACATGTTCGAATGACCAACAAAATATGGCTCATCTTCACTGGaaatcacctaggatacggagTGGATCAGTTCTGTTAACATTTGAGGGTATATACTGTTACAATAAAACAACCATTGGACACTACAGgcactataaaattatatgcacatCATGTTCTGATTCTAATTCTTCTAAAGTTTTCGGACAATCCCAAATAAAAGTCGCTCAAGGTGTGAAGTTTAGTTTTTATCAGATTGGAGGGGGTTGCAATGTAGTTCTATAACTATACACATCCGTACCTTAGTTTTCCCAATGACCCATTTCTCCAGTCCTGCCTGCATGAGCAGCTGCACACAGTTGGTGGGACTAGGGGACACTCGTCCACTCAGTGGGTAGCTGATCACCTTGTacctgtaggggtgtgtggtttaggggtgtggtttgCTAATGATGCTGTCTAATAAAGTAACCAGGGTATGTGCCCACACTAgctggttggtactaaccacctctagagaAAAAATAACCTACGAGGCCTTAGTTCACTACTTGCTAGGTTATAAATGAAGCAAGTCTATGAAGACAGAGGATTGAATAGCCTCACATTTTGGGCACATTCCCTGAGTATTCTAAGCATTTATTCAAGAGCTACAATCAATCAAATACCAGGCACTATTTCATTTTTCAACCTAGCATTCAATATAGTTAATGgtataactgtgtgtgtgtgtgatattgTATTTCAAGAAACAGATTGAGAGTTCAACCAACCTCTCAAGGAAATCGTCAAAAGGAATCCGATGTGAAAATCCCTGTTATACAAACAAACTCAATATATAAGCATAATTCACATGACATGACATAATGATCACATGACCCGCACCTCTCGTCTTATCCTGGTTGTCTCGAGTACCCCGGTGTACCTCAGTTGAACCATGACCTTGTCTGCCTGGAACTGACCAGGACTCTTCATCTCGTTCGGACGAATGCATCTAAATATGAGAATAAGCAATATTAAAACAACCATACTCCTATCTAGAACAACGGTTACACAGCTACCATGGCTACTATTAGCTAGCACAAATATACATTTTAGCAAACatgcaaaataatgttataAATTACAGGACAAAATACTGTTATTGACAATCACTGCTCACAAGCTAGGTAAGTATTGaaaaccaaccactccattaAATACAcaaaacattgtgcaacactCAGTTTAcctttatatatataaaagAGAGAGGAAACTCTAGTCTCTTTCAATTTGAGCATGCATTCAGTAGatgtggtaaagatcatcattAATCAACATACGGTTTGTAGGAGATTGTAAGCTCTACAGTTTCAACGACCCTGTACCAGTTACACCAGCTCACCTCACAAAATGTGCTTTGCCTATGAGCATCTTTGACATGAGCTCCCTAAGTGAATTCTAAGAGTAGAAAAGCATATAATTGAGACATTGCACATCTACAAAATGACAAAGTGACAATCCTTGTAGGCTATGATATTTTCTTCGAGCTAGTTGATCGGCCACCTATAAATTGATTTGGTACTAGAATTACAATCCTAGCCCAAATAAACATAGAGATTGCACCCCTAGCACATATACACACTCACAATGAAGTAGGTGGAGACGGTCTGAGCTCTGTTGGTAGTGAGTGTCTCGCTGGATGAGAGGGGGGTGCGGTCACGAGGGCTGGTAGGCCGACGGAGGCGGAGCTTGTAACCACTGTTCCCCTGAGAGCAATGTGTGTggaaaaattaaaactgggaaaTTATTAAAACTGAATGTGCAATAGGCTAACTGGGTATATATACACCGAAAagttgcaccaacgaaaatcaGGTTTTTTTACTTACAAATGGAGCTCGTCTGCTGAAAAGGGGCGTGGCAGATGAGGGACCTCCCCTCTTTGTTGCCGCACTCAGACTTCCAGTACGAGAGAGGGGCGTGTAGAACATGGAGTGGACAATCTCATTGGTCGATTCCCTCAGCAGCTTAGCAACGTCAGACTTGATAGTGTCTCTGTTCTTCTCCAGGAAACCAACAGTCTCGTAGGTCACCTTCAGAGGGGGGGGGTGCAAAAAACAAGTGATAAAGTAAATTAAGGTAGCCTTAAAAAATTGAGATGCGCAATGCAGTGTGCAAAtcaagagcataattattatactgcatgaCAAAGTTATACAGTCTTGAAAAAATGGTGCTCCGACGTATAGCTAAAGTACAATAAAATATGATGAATTATAGCAATTGCAACACTGTGACGCACAACCTGAACAATTGAAACTGATCAACCtccattaattattaattatggtACGACTTTACATCAGtgcatacacagtatatatGCCGAGGAGTGCTTGATATTCATAACTTACAGGGCCAGCATAGTGTAGAATAGTGAATGTTGGACCTCCATCCTTCGGCTTCTTGTAGTAGCTAGAGGACTTGAAGTTGCTGTGAAACTTCTCTGTGCAATGTGACAAAGACATTAAGTATGATAATGCAGAAACTATAAAGACAACTAATCATACCAGCTAGCGAGAGATCGGTAGCTCTGGGGAACTTGCTCTCCTCGTCCAGCAAAGCCAGTAGACCAATCGGCCGCTGTACAAGAAAGCAATGTAGCATGTTAAAAAATATGTACGAACCAAATGGGCTGAAAAACACAGAATTGAGTTTGGATGGCCTAGCTACAAAGCATTTGTCATGGTTACTCTAACACTCTCCACTCACAGTGAGCAGTAGCTCTAGCAGTGGTCTGTTGTCCATGTAGGAGACGAGAGACAACCCAACTCCTTCTCTCTCGTACTCCTCCTGCATAGAATagaggtgtgcatgcatgggtgtacCAAAAAAATTACAATACATAGCCCATAAGCACATTTATCGACCGGTCGTTCAATGTAGCTTAGAAAGCATTCTTGGATTAAAGCAGCACATGAAGTTTACAATGACAGCTATACTAcactgtgtatgtatgtatgcacaTTACCTGTTCCCAAGCAAAGACTTGTTGGTTGAAGTAGAACTGGAGTTGCTCGTTGGCCACGTTGATGCAGAGTTGCTCAAACGAATTGGTTCGAATGTTCTCAAAGCCAAAGATGTCCAGAATACCAATATTCACTATCTTTGCAGAGCTATGGAAAAATTATGAGCATAGTGGGTAGAAAAATACGAGATATTCAGGGTTCATATAATAATTGGTAGCTCATGGCCAATTTGCTATAAcagtactatataattatatataaggcATAAACCAATTTGCTTTTAAGGATAGAACCTATGAACAAAAACAGTATACCATATGGTTCACCTATCTTTGGGTGCGTCCAGGACTGGATTAATTTTGTTGACAATCCAAGAGAAGAGTCGACCATAGAGAGCCTTAGCTATAGCATCTCTTGTGTCCATGCTCTGCTCAATGGTGGTGGGCTTGACGATGATCTCACCGTGAGTCACCACTTGTGAGGAGATGAGAGATTGGTGGAGCTTGTCCGAGGATATATCAAGCAAGTACGCCactaggggggggggtcaattATATATATTGTGCATATTAATGTTGTTTGAAAAAAATAGTATGCTGTTCAAATCAAAGTTATGGGCAGATGAAATTGATCAATTTTGACCAAAGGCAGGCTATGAGGAGAAAAATAGGTGGCTTTTGTTACGAgactatgcacacacacacacacacacacacacacacacacacacacacacacacacacacacacacacacacacacacacacataatacgTACCGTCTTCAATCTTGTCCATCTGGTTGATGGAGCTGACCTCCCCCAGAtaagagtgggtgtgtccctcGATACGAATGTCCCCGATATTGAGCACTGCAGCCAGTAtacgacacacacactcaaactCCTGTagagagggtgtgtgtgtggatgtgtgtgaaATTATCTTAACAGAAAAATAGATATTcgtataataacataaaattTTCAATGCATAGCAACACTGCATAGAACAGGAATAGCTCTATACTTAACCATATACGTGCCTTTGCTCGAGGCTTTTGAGCAATTGCAATCATATAATTAATGGTGGTCAGAAATTATAGCAGCAGTGCATGTAATCACTCACTGATTTGTTAAAGCCAAATAGTTTGAATGCACTGTCCACCAGATCAAACTTCTTCTTGAAGAGAGCATCTTTCTTCATGTTCACTTTGTGAGTGCCTCCTCGATGCTCCAGATACCTGCAAGAATATAGATTTTACGTACTTGTGTACTCAGTccaacaataaaaattatgatgtacatgcagcttcACTTATTAACAGCTTTATAATTACAACTGCTTATACTTCTCACATATACGTACATTGGAAAGAAAAGAGGAGTGAGTCGGGAAGGAGGGAAAGTGTAGGGGAGAGTGGAGAAAAATAAAAGAGAGGCGTATAATGAAGAAAAGAGGATCGAGCAgagaatgataattatgatctatagtacaagtacatataattatacatacatacctcATTTGGAATGAACACAGTGTAGCTACTCACTTGTGATGGTGGTGGATGGAGCTCAGTCTAAACTCCTTTAGTTGCTTACGAGCCGACAGTCCCGCGAGGAGGTAGTAAAAGATGTGAAAGTTTTTCTCTCGACGAGCTTGAGATACAACACGAGATTTCTCCAACAGATACTGCGATAGGTGTGCCCCGACCACCTGACCATCGGACGTGAACCGCAGCTCGAGGTACTTGCCAAAACGTGATGAGTTCTCATTGATAATTGTCTTGGCATTCCCAAATGATTCAATTAAAGGATTTACCTACACAGAgagtagtgcatgcatgggaaagACTGATATAGGCAACTTCATCACTCATAAACCTCACAGCTAATGAATTATTAATGCTAGACAGGACTTTTTTTTTCTACCAAGCGTTAAATCAGAGAAAAAAGCGACTTAAATTGTTTGCCTTTTAAAAAAACACAAGCATTCAAAATTTTATATACGTACCTTGAGTATCTTCTCCTCGAGGGACCTGGTCTTGGATCGGCCTAGTTTCATGAACTGCTGTACTAGGAGATTGGATGCCTCCGTCTTACCCGCCCCACTCTCACCTGACACCACACAGCACTGGTTCACACTGTCACGCCCCATCGCACGATATGCTGAGCCAGCCATCGCAAAGATGTGAGGAGGGAGGTGGCTCTGATGAGCGTGGCAGTAGAGATAGGAgaactgtacagtatatacacgtgtgtgttggaggggaGAGGGAAAGAGAGAAtttaaattataattataggtttgaCTATAATAGGTGCAAAGGCTCTAGATAAAAGAAGTGACTACCGTGATATCATCTGAATTAAAACcaatatttactataattattgcgagACTATGTACGAAAAAACAAAAATGGATGCAAAATCCCGTCCAACTTAATTTTGTATTGTTTTATGGTACCTTCTCGTTATATATGTCGAGTTGCTGGAATGGGTTGATTGAGACGAGGATGTCCCCCACGTTGGTGTAGATGAGCTTCCTCTTGTAACGCTTCCACAGCTGGGACACTATCACATTCTACAACGGGGGGGGGTGTGGTGTAAAGATACAGATAAATTCCTAACTCCTATGCAATATTTGTATTCCTACTGATTGAACATTTTAGACCTAAGTAAACAGGGAGGGTCAAATTATTTATGTAACCCATGTGTAATGTACGTACGGGCGTGTGGAGTTGGGGTGCATGGGGATGGTGCAAACATTATGTTCCTATACAGTGTTTACAGCCTATACTCTAATTGTAACTcaagagaataattatatcgaatTTTAGacctacgtataattatgtaaaatagTAAGGGTATATAGAATTATATGCAgcccaaaataataatacaagaCTTGTGAGATCAATACATAGCAACAATCTTagtcctataataatatagctgGCGCATGAGTAATACGTACTTACCTCATCAATGAACTCCAGAGTGGCGAGATCGTCCACCGTATTAAGAGTAGACACTGTAGCCAGGCTCCTCCTAGAGAACGCAGAGAGAGAAAACTTAGACAGTATTCTGAGACTATGCAAACGCCATGCACAACAATTGTGTGTATTTTGATAGCACTAGAGTCCACATGCAGCTACGTATTGTTAGTTGAAAAATAGTACTAATTTCACTGGATTTTGTCCGACT encodes the following:
- the LOC135337481 gene encoding myosin-IIIb-like isoform X3, coding for MDIKCNITVVLESACDFQCSISWKVRQDDTVKKVKEFIFSQVGFAEDQQELTHTGQLMKDDKKLSNYAVSDGSIIQLRLVSNKDDKDEAAVFRRNFFKLAQGITDPGVFGARLYAAFLVTAEVRDNAANEIHPPCKRVLQLLSVVEAQIKLYPAQNFPQFIKILCEEKCYYLLATSLCSKLDDNDEAAVFRRNFFNLAQGITYPTTFGERLHDVGLVTAEVRDNAANDFHPSCKRALQLLSAVEAQIKLFPAQNFPQFIKILCKEKYYLLAKSLCPKLAGKYIQELEAEIPTSDASIDPRPQGEGNYGEVFKARNVQTGGVAAIKVMEAILDKEDDIRAELNVFENHSHHPNIINFYGAFVKKDSIADDQLWIVMEHCSAGSVTDLVKEMKEKGERLSEDTISYILREVLAGLSYMHSACILHRDVKGQNVLLTSDARVKLIDFGISAVIDSPTGKRRTTVGTPYWMAPEVIACESQMDCDYDSRADVWSLGITAIEIADSTPPLFGENPMRALLKIPKNKSPTVQKPSEWSNDLNDFITQCVHKDYEQRPTTVKLLSHNFVRYVPREPRIIRRKLMGVIDTLRHKTESVLNESTTSISTVDTTKRSLATVSTLNTVDDLATLEFIDENVIVSQLWKRYKRKLIYTNVGDILVSINPFQQLDIYNEKFSYLYCHAHQSHLPPHIFAMAGSAYRAMGRDSVNQCCVVSGESGAGKTEASNLLVQQFMKLGRSKTRSLEEKILKVNPLIESFGNAKTIINENSSRFGKYLELRFTSDGQVVGAHLSQYLLEKSRVVSQARREKNFHIFYYLLAGLSARKQLKEFRLSSIHHHHKYLEHRGGTHKVNMKKDALFKKKFDLVDSAFKLFGFNKSEFECVCRILAAVLNIGDIRIEGHTHSYLGEVSSINQMDKIEDVAYLLDISSDKLHQSLISSQVVTHGEIIVKPTTIEQSMDTRDAIAKALYGRLFSWIVNKINPVLDAPKDSSAKIVNIGILDIFGFENIRTNSFEQLCINVANEQLQFYFNQQVFAWEQEEYEREGVGLSLVSYMDNRPLLELLLTRPIGLLALLDEESKFPRATDLSLAEKFHSNFKSSSYYKKPKDGGPTFTILHYAGPVTYETVGFLEKNRDTIKSDVAKLLRESTNEIVHSMFYTPLSRTGSLSAATKRGGPSSATPLFSRRAPFGNSGYKLRLRRPTSPRDRTPLSSSETLTTNRAQTVSTYFINSLRELMSKMLIGKAHFVRCIRPNEMKSPGQFQADKVMVQLRYTGVLETTRIRREGFSHRIPFDDFLERYKVISYPLSGRVSPSPTNCVQLLMQAGLEKWVIGKTKVFLKYYHVDRLSQLLASYHRSATNIQRVVRGWRGRKVAAVLREERRVRAVVRMQTVVRGYLARRHARRMVEHRNHCAIKIQAVVRGWIARSRYLHALHRRLLASLKIQAVVRGWLAKQLVKRLRKELKKKQEAEARRKSSIRWKLHQRAIASIEIKKAEEQSSKPAAPKLRGNSCKESTGDLSQVGTPTRANSRLTAPVPNNHHEDTQHRVTLVPPKQLLQSSSISTTRMLFEDLITQQREAATSPQRPRARVRVTQAKPKDGHHRVKEKKLRSQKNSDSIFQQLLVRFDPSSFVSANQQVQS
- the LOC135337481 gene encoding myosin-IIIb-like isoform X2, which produces MDIKCNITVVLESACDFQCSISWKVRQDDTVKKVKEFIFSQVGFAEDQQELTHTGQLMKDDKKLSNYAVSDGSIIQLRLVSNKDDKDEAAVFRRNFFKLAQGITDPGVFGARLYAAFLVTAEVRDNAANEIHPPCKRVLQLLSVVEAQIKLYPAQNFPQFIKILCEEKCYYLLATSLCSKLAEKYIQGAEIHTSDTSIDPRPQDDNDEAAVFRRNFFNLAQGITYPTTFGERLHDVGLVTAEVRDNAANDFHPSCKRALQLLSAVEAQIKLFPAQNFPQFIKILCKEKYYLLAKSLCPKLAGKYIQELEAEIPTSDASIDPRPQGEGNYGEVFKARNVQTGGVAAIKVMEAILDKEDDIRAELNVFENHSHHPNIINFYGAFVKKDSIADDQLWIVMEHCSAGSVTDLVKEMKEKGERLSEDTISYILREVLAGLSYMHSACILHRDVKGQNVLLTSDARVKLIDFGISAVIDSPTGKRRTTVGTPYWMAPEVIACESQMDCDYDSRADVWSLGITAIEIADSTPPLFGENPMRALLKIPKNKSPTVQKPSEWSNDLNDFITQCVHKDYEQRPTTVKLLSHNFVRYVPREPRIIRRKLMGVIDTLRHKTESVLNESTTSISTVDTTKRSLATVSTLNTVDDLATLEFIDENVIVSQLWKRYKRKLIYTNVGDILVSINPFQQLDIYNEKFSYLYCHAHQSHLPPHIFAMAGSAYRAMGRDSVNQCCVVSGESGAGKTEASNLLVQQFMKLGRSKTRSLEEKILKVNPLIESFGNAKTIINENSSRFGKYLELRFTSDGQVVGAHLSQYLLEKSRVVSQARREKNFHIFYYLLAGLSARKQLKEFRLSSIHHHHKYLEHRGGTHKVNMKKDALFKKKFDLVDSAFKLFGFNKSEFECVCRILAAVLNIGDIRIEGHTHSYLGEVSSINQMDKIEDVAYLLDISSDKLHQSLISSQVVTHGEIIVKPTTIEQSMDTRDAIAKALYGRLFSWIVNKINPVLDAPKDSSAKIVNIGILDIFGFENIRTNSFEQLCINVANEQLQFYFNQQVFAWEQEEYEREGVGLSLVSYMDNRPLLELLLTRPIGLLALLDEESKFPRATDLSLAEKFHSNFKSSSYYKKPKDGGPTFTILHYAGPVTYETVGFLEKNRDTIKSDVAKLLRESTNEIVHSMFYTPLSRTGSLSAATKRGGPSSATPLFSRRAPFGNSGYKLRLRRPTSPRDRTPLSSSETLTTNRAQTVSTYFINSLRELMSKMLIGKAHFVRCIRPNEMKSPGQFQADKVMVQLRYTGVLETTRIRREGFSHRIPFDDFLERYKVISYPLSGRVSPSPTNCVQLLMQAGLEKWVIGKTKVFLKYYHVDRLSQLLASYHRSATNIQRVVRGWRGRKVAAVLREERRVRAVVRMQTVVRGYLARRHARRMVEHRNHCAIKIQAVVRGWIARSRYLHALHRRLLASLKIQAVVRGWLAKQLVKRLRKELKKKQEEARRKSSIRWKLHQRAIASIEIKKAEEQSSKPAAPKLRGNSCKESTGDLSQVGTPTRANSRLTAPVPNNHHEDTQHRVTLVPPKQLLQSSSISTTRMLFEDLITQQREAATSPQRPRARVRVTQAKPKDGHHRVKEKKLRSQKNSDSIFQQLLVRFDPSSFVSANQQVQS